One genomic segment of Thermodesulfobacterium sp. TA1 includes these proteins:
- a CDS encoding cytochrome c3 family protein, which translates to MKKILGGLIVGSFLFGGALVFALPSEIELKWEGMKFPPVKFNHAKHIDEYKVECKICHHADADPNKEVKKCIECHDIAQAQDKILKAMDAYHKTCIECHKKVNAEQAKQAPTKCNDCHKRS; encoded by the coding sequence ATGAAAAAGATTTTAGGGGGTTTGATAGTAGGGAGCTTTTTATTTGGAGGTGCTTTAGTTTTTGCCTTGCCGTCAGAAATAGAGTTAAAGTGGGAGGGAATGAAGTTTCCTCCCGTAAAGTTTAATCATGCTAAACACATAGATGAATACAAGGTAGAATGTAAGATTTGTCATCACGCAGACGCAGACCCTAATAAAGAAGTAAAAAAATGTATAGAATGTCATGATATCGCTCAGGCTCAAGATAAGATATTAAAAGCTATGGATGCTTATCATAAAACTTGTATTGAATGTCATAAAAAAGTTAATGCTGAACAGGCTAAACAGGCGCCTACTAAGTGTAACGACTGCCATAAGAGGTCTTAG
- a CDS encoding cytochrome b/b6 domain-containing protein, translated as MKKVYLHPLPIRIWHWVNALSFIVLIITGLQIRLVDKLTLMSFHTAVKIHSWLGFILLANYFIWLVYYLVTGKIFKIYVPPFWRPIDFIKRAFNQAKYYAYGIMVGDKNPHHPTPDNKFNPLQQVFYFIIMVFCIPLQILTGLVLWDPVQFSWLERLMGGIQIVSLIHNGLWIFYGFFLFVHIYLSTLGHTPLAHIKAMITGYEEEPEEHKHN; from the coding sequence ATGAAGAAGGTATATCTCCATCCTTTACCTATAAGGATATGGCATTGGGTAAATGCGTTAAGTTTTATTGTTCTTATTATTACTGGCTTACAAATTAGGTTGGTTGACAAGCTAACCCTTATGTCCTTTCATACGGCGGTAAAAATACATAGTTGGTTAGGTTTTATCCTTCTTGCCAACTATTTTATTTGGTTAGTTTACTATCTGGTTACCGGGAAAATTTTTAAAATCTATGTTCCACCTTTTTGGAGGCCTATAGATTTCATAAAGAGAGCTTTTAATCAGGCCAAGTATTATGCCTATGGTATTATGGTAGGAGACAAAAACCCTCATCATCCAACCCCAGACAATAAATTTAATCCTTTACAACAGGTCTTTTATTTTATTATTATGGTTTTTTGTATACCTTTACAGATTTTAACCGGTCTTGTGCTTTGGGACCCTGTGCAATTTAGTTGGTTAGAACGGTTGATGGGAGGTATTCAAATAGTTTCTTTAATCCATAATGGGCTTTGGATATTTTATGGATTTTTCCTTTTTGTGCATATTTATTTAAGTACCTTAGGACATACTCCTTTAGCACATATTAAAGCTATGATTACTGGTTATGAAGAAGAACCAGAGGAACACAAACATAATTAA
- a CDS encoding multiheme c-type cytochrome encodes MKRKTLYFSFLILSLFLLATSLVAATSKKVVGSLPSKEDFSLKEWKQKASFDEYCMSCHKIDLKKNLKSGETLDLKVNLNEIKQSVHGKFQCIICHSDFSKTKHPTYNFKNKREYAVTLSKTICQKCHTDASLKRNPVHYNISKTASCIECHGYHGVKPAKIAKHLPENQYCLTCHSRNITKKFENGEVLSVRVDGAHLLNSVHKDLKCSDCHKGYSKTEHPIKKIASLKEYRKQAIEVCKQCHTKETEQFNKSIHAKAFYQGKENAPDCLKCHDYHKVARILPNNELKLNLCASCHGEEAKAYKESIHFKALSEAKPNAPNCSNCHKAHDVLPINMANLNDSCLACHKDSKKAHNKWLYNPPFTLESFVDVHFKGSSCSACHAKGEKAVILTLVNKDKKTPFTIDELSKVLNWDVEQVVEKIDFNKDGLIQEKELWEFLGTVKQKVKVELKGRIDITNPNDAHKILSKKEAIKDCAVCHSSEAKFVGVLEINKEGEKTLKTSVDRKVLNSFYAIPNVKDFYVLGLSRISVLDVLFVLAVVCGLGFGLGHLGLRIITTPIRRKRREGK; translated from the coding sequence ATGAAAAGAAAAACTCTATATTTTTCTTTCTTAATACTGAGTTTGTTTTTATTAGCAACCAGTTTGGTTGCCGCTACCTCTAAAAAGGTTGTAGGGAGTTTACCTTCTAAAGAAGACTTTAGTCTTAAAGAATGGAAGCAAAAGGCAAGTTTTGATGAATATTGTATGTCTTGTCATAAGATAGATTTGAAGAAAAACCTTAAAAGTGGAGAAACCTTAGACCTTAAAGTAAACTTAAACGAAATTAAACAATCGGTCCACGGCAAGTTTCAGTGTATAATATGTCATTCTGATTTTTCAAAGACTAAACACCCTACTTATAATTTTAAAAATAAAAGAGAATATGCCGTTACTCTTTCCAAAACAATCTGTCAAAAGTGTCATACCGATGCCTCATTAAAGAGAAATCCGGTACATTACAACATTTCTAAAACTGCTTCTTGTATCGAGTGCCATGGATACCATGGGGTTAAACCGGCTAAAATAGCAAAACACTTGCCAGAAAATCAGTATTGTTTGACCTGCCATAGCAGAAACATAACCAAAAAGTTTGAAAACGGGGAGGTACTTTCAGTAAGAGTGGATGGAGCACATCTTTTAAACTCCGTCCATAAAGACCTTAAATGTAGTGATTGTCATAAAGGTTATTCTAAAACAGAGCATCCTATTAAGAAGATAGCTTCTTTGAAAGAGTATAGAAAGCAAGCTATAGAAGTATGTAAACAATGTCATACTAAAGAGACTGAGCAGTTTAATAAAAGTATTCATGCTAAAGCTTTTTATCAAGGAAAAGAAAACGCCCCAGACTGTTTAAAATGTCATGATTACCATAAAGTTGCTCGGATTTTGCCTAACAATGAACTTAAATTAAACCTTTGTGCTAGCTGCCATGGAGAAGAAGCTAAAGCTTATAAAGAAAGTATCCATTTTAAAGCCCTATCTGAAGCGAAACCTAATGCACCTAACTGTTCTAATTGCCATAAGGCCCACGATGTTTTGCCTATTAATATGGCTAACTTAAACGATTCTTGTTTGGCCTGTCATAAAGATTCTAAAAAAGCTCATAATAAATGGCTCTACAATCCTCCGTTTACCTTGGAATCTTTTGTAGACGTGCATTTTAAAGGTTCTTCTTGTAGTGCTTGTCATGCTAAAGGTGAAAAGGCAGTAATACTTACTTTAGTAAATAAGGATAAAAAGACACCTTTTACGATAGATGAGTTAAGTAAAGTCCTTAATTGGGATGTTGAACAGGTAGTAGAGAAAATCGATTTTAATAAAGATGGTTTGATTCAGGAAAAAGAACTTTGGGAATTTTTGGGTACGGTTAAACAAAAAGTTAAGGTAGAGTTAAAGGGTAGAATAGATATAACCAATCCTAATGATGCGCATAAGATCCTTTCTAAGAAAGAGGCTATAAAAGATTGTGCGGTTTGTCATAGTTCTGAGGCTAAGTTTGTCGGTGTTTTAGAAATCAACAAAGAGGGAGAAAAAACTCTTAAGACCTCGGTTGATAGAAAGGTTTTAAATTCTTTTTACGCTATACCTAATGTAAAAGATTTTTACGTTTTAGGTCTTTCAAGGATTAGTGTATTAGATGTGTTGTTTGTTTTAGCTGTAGTTTGCGGTTTAGGTTTTGGTTTAGGTCATTTAGGTTTAAGGATTATTACTACACCTATTAGAAGAAAAAGAAGGGAGGGTAAATAA
- a CDS encoding cytochrome c3 family protein yields MGKGFRYFFLGLFLSGVLLCLSFFLSLTFNKALVASSGGSNEDCLKCHRLERLHKVLPNGEKMALYVDPEGFKTSVHGSIDCLSCHADINVKEHPKPIKISSKKEYRKKVSANCVSCHVTESLSPIHKNIVRENKLSCAECHGSHYIQPIKEEFNKVAKDCLKCHRLERLHKVLPNGEKMALYVEEKRFYQSAHGQKVHCLFCHQDIDKSTHPKPIKIESRYAYSKEINRNCLICHPSSGLSSFHQNIVKEGKVLCSECHTSHYVKNMKLVKKQTQECIQCHKAERSPKVLANGDKMYLYVDPEKFALTPHAKTGCFACHYDIYNADFHPKPLNIKSLKDYTKEMASRCIKCHTYESISKHPGHAIVAKDKRFMCIDCHGYHTNIPVGGK; encoded by the coding sequence ATGGGAAAAGGTTTTAGATATTTTTTTCTTGGATTGTTTTTATCTGGAGTGCTTTTATGTTTAAGTTTTTTTCTTTCATTAACTTTTAATAAAGCTTTGGTGGCAAGTAGTGGTGGTTCAAACGAGGACTGTTTGAAGTGTCACAGGTTAGAGAGGCTTCATAAGGTTTTACCCAATGGAGAAAAGATGGCGCTTTATGTGGACCCTGAAGGTTTTAAAACTTCAGTTCACGGAAGTATAGACTGTCTTTCTTGTCATGCTGATATTAACGTAAAAGAACACCCAAAACCGATAAAAATTTCAAGCAAAAAAGAATATAGGAAAAAGGTTTCTGCTAATTGTGTAAGCTGTCATGTTACAGAGAGCTTATCTCCTATTCACAAAAACATCGTAAGAGAAAACAAACTTTCTTGTGCAGAATGTCATGGTTCGCACTACATCCAGCCTATAAAAGAAGAGTTTAACAAAGTAGCTAAGGACTGTTTGAAGTGTCACAGGTTAGAGAGGCTTCATAAGGTTTTACCCAATGGAGAAAAGATGGCGCTTTATGTGGAGGAAAAAAGATTTTATCAATCTGCCCATGGCCAGAAGGTTCACTGTTTGTTCTGTCATCAGGATATCGATAAGTCTACCCATCCCAAACCTATCAAAATAGAAAGCCGTTATGCTTATTCAAAAGAGATAAATCGAAATTGTCTTATCTGTCATCCATCTTCTGGACTTTCTTCTTTTCATCAAAACATCGTAAAAGAAGGAAAAGTCCTTTGTTCTGAATGTCATACTTCTCACTATGTAAAAAATATGAAGTTAGTGAAAAAACAGACCCAAGAATGTATTCAGTGTCATAAAGCAGAAAGGTCGCCAAAGGTTTTAGCTAACGGAGACAAGATGTATCTTTATGTAGATCCAGAAAAATTTGCTCTTACTCCTCATGCTAAAACAGGTTGTTTTGCTTGCCATTATGACATCTATAACGCGGACTTTCATCCTAAACCTCTAAACATTAAATCTTTAAAAGATTATACTAAAGAAATGGCCTCTCGTTGTATTAAATGTCATACTTATGAAAGTATATCTAAACATCCAGGTCATGCTATAGTAGCCAAAGATAAAAGATTTATGTGTATTGATTGCCACGGATATCATACCAATATTCCTGTGGGGGGTAAATAA
- a CDS encoding phenylacetate--CoA ligase, translating into MFNPKMESLPREEIEKIQLARLRKTIAFLKNSKSRLKEKIKEVHPEDIKSLDDLKYLPFTTKDDLRDCYPFEHIAVDPSDCVRMHMSSGTTGIPVLNLMTKHDVDQWGEIMARCLACAGLTSKDRLQIMPSFGLFNGGFGFHYGAETLGCFIVPAGAGRSLMQLKLIKDLGVTAIGAISSYPARLIEVAKENDFDFRKTKLRVAILGAETWSDEYRKRIEDLMGVKTFDIIGMTETGGVGLGIDCEARKGIHVWEDHYIIEIVNPETGEVLPPGEEGELIVTTLTREGLPLIRYRTRDISRIVSYEPCECGRTHVRIDRIKGRTDDMLKVKGVNFYPSQVEAILLKYKGLAPYYQLVIENIKGKDEMTIIVEKTDGGLTDQEMEKLNLELYDLLGFRSKIQIVPEGTIQRVPGKAVRVIDKRKK; encoded by the coding sequence ATGTTTAATCCCAAAATGGAATCCCTTCCCAGAGAAGAAATCGAAAAAATTCAACTTGCAAGACTACGAAAAACCATAGCTTTTCTTAAGAATTCTAAGTCCAGGTTAAAAGAAAAGATAAAAGAGGTTCATCCTGAGGACATTAAAAGTTTAGATGATCTGAAGTATTTACCTTTTACTACCAAAGATGACTTAAGAGACTGTTATCCTTTTGAACACATTGCGGTAGATCCTTCAGATTGTGTAAGGATGCATATGAGTTCAGGGACTACAGGGATACCGGTTTTAAACCTTATGACTAAGCATGATGTAGATCAATGGGGTGAGATTATGGCTCGCTGTTTAGCTTGTGCTGGGCTTACCTCAAAGGATAGGTTGCAGATCATGCCTTCTTTTGGTTTGTTTAACGGAGGGTTTGGTTTTCATTATGGAGCAGAAACTTTAGGATGTTTTATCGTGCCCGCAGGGGCTGGAAGAAGCCTTATGCAGCTTAAACTTATAAAAGATTTAGGGGTAACTGCCATAGGAGCCATATCTTCTTATCCTGCGAGGCTTATAGAGGTGGCTAAAGAAAACGACTTTGATTTCCGAAAAACTAAGCTTAGGGTAGCTATTTTAGGGGCTGAGACCTGGTCAGATGAATATAGAAAGAGAATAGAAGACCTAATGGGAGTTAAAACCTTTGATATCATAGGAATGACAGAAACAGGGGGGGTAGGTTTAGGAATAGATTGTGAGGCTAGAAAGGGTATCCATGTATGGGAAGATCATTACATAATAGAAATCGTAAACCCTGAAACAGGTGAGGTGTTGCCTCCAGGGGAAGAAGGAGAATTAATAGTAACTACTCTTACTCGCGAAGGTTTGCCTCTTATAAGATATAGAACAAGAGATATCTCAAGGATAGTAAGCTATGAGCCATGTGAATGTGGTAGAACCCATGTGAGGATAGACCGAATAAAAGGAAGAACAGACGACATGTTAAAGGTAAAAGGAGTAAACTTTTATCCTTCTCAGGTAGAAGCTATTCTTTTAAAATATAAAGGACTTGCTCCTTATTATCAGCTGGTTATAGAAAACATAAAAGGTAAGGACGAAATGACCATCATCGTAGAAAAAACCGATGGTGGATTGACTGATCAAGAGATGGAAAAACTAAACTTAGAACTTTATGACTTATTAGGATTTAGAAGCAAAATCCAGATAGTTCCTGAAGGAACCATTCAAAGAGTTCCTGGTAAAGCGGTAAGAGTAATAGATAAAAGGAAAAAATAA
- a CDS encoding archaemetzincin family Zn-dependent metalloprotease, with amino-acid sequence MKKISIFLVYTDLKDEILLVLKSHLEAVFGCPVNFYGLVFDFSQAYNPKRNQYRSTKIIDLFSKYKKNPREKWVVLVDVDLYAYGLNFVFGEADLRRGIAVVSFVRLNPEFYGLEFDEKLFTERLIKEVTHEIGHLFFLPHCFNPGCVMAFSNTIRDTDRKGKNFCLICDSRLKAYLSMEKLL; translated from the coding sequence ATGAAAAAAATCTCTATTTTTTTAGTTTATACGGACTTAAAAGACGAGATCCTTTTAGTATTAAAGTCTCACTTAGAAGCTGTTTTTGGTTGCCCTGTTAATTTTTATGGATTGGTTTTTGATTTTTCTCAAGCCTATAATCCTAAAAGAAATCAATACCGTTCTACCAAAATTATAGATCTATTTTCTAAATACAAAAAAAACCCAAGAGAAAAATGGGTAGTTTTGGTGGACGTAGACCTTTATGCCTATGGTTTAAACTTTGTTTTTGGAGAAGCAGATTTAAGGCGAGGAATAGCGGTGGTATCTTTTGTTAGGCTGAATCCAGAGTTTTATGGGTTAGAGTTTGACGAAAAACTTTTTACTGAAAGACTTATTAAAGAGGTTACCCACGAGATTGGTCATCTATTTTTTCTCCCTCATTGTTTTAATCCAGGATGTGTGATGGCTTTTTCTAATACCATCAGAGATACAGACAGAAAAGGTAAAAATTTTTGTCTTATATGCGATAGTCGTTTAAAGGCCTATTTGAGTATGGAAAAACTATTATAA
- a CDS encoding DEAD/DEAH box helicase — translation MLDFQSFNLSQGTLEALSSMGYTIPTDIQKKALPLVLAGEDLVGQAQTGTGKTAAFGIPIVEKVDLKAKEIQALVLVPTRELAIQVSEEIRNIGKNKRLFVLTFYGGKPLQKQRELLQKKIGKVLVGTPGRIKDLINRGYLKLDKVKILVLDEADRMLDMGFIEDIDYIISKTPKGRQTLLFSATLPKDIWALAEKYLREGYKTIKVKPEEITLKQISQEVYKVPSHMKFEKLTAILDLWQEPKVIIFVQTKLEAEDLAKALREKGYSVKAIHGDYPQKKRETVMRGFKAGEFKILVATDVASRGLDIKDVGLVINYGLPKDAESYIHRIGRTGRAGQTGTAISLMSRSEEKFLRNIMFKTKVNPMVRSI, via the coding sequence ATGTTAGATTTTCAGAGTTTTAACCTTTCTCAGGGAACGCTTGAAGCGTTAAGTTCTATGGGGTATACAATCCCTACAGACATTCAGAAAAAGGCCTTACCTTTAGTCTTAGCAGGAGAGGACTTGGTAGGTCAAGCCCAGACAGGAACTGGGAAAACCGCAGCTTTTGGAATACCTATCGTAGAAAAAGTAGACCTTAAAGCTAAGGAAATTCAGGCTTTAGTGCTTGTTCCTACTAGAGAACTTGCTATTCAAGTAAGTGAAGAAATAAGAAACATAGGAAAAAACAAAAGACTTTTTGTGCTTACTTTTTACGGTGGGAAACCTTTGCAAAAGCAAAGAGAGCTTTTACAGAAAAAAATAGGTAAAGTTTTAGTAGGAACGCCTGGAAGGATTAAGGACCTTATTAACAGAGGTTATCTTAAACTTGATAAAGTAAAGATTTTAGTTTTAGATGAAGCAGACAGGATGCTTGACATGGGGTTTATTGAGGACATAGACTATATAATCTCAAAAACACCTAAGGGAAGGCAAACCCTTTTGTTTTCTGCTACTTTGCCTAAGGATATTTGGGCTTTAGCAGAAAAATATCTTAGAGAGGGTTATAAAACCATAAAGGTTAAGCCAGAAGAAATCACTTTAAAACAAATTAGCCAAGAGGTTTATAAGGTTCCTTCCCACATGAAGTTTGAAAAACTAACAGCAATTTTAGACCTTTGGCAAGAACCAAAGGTTATTATTTTTGTACAAACCAAGTTAGAAGCAGAAGATTTAGCCAAAGCTTTAAGGGAGAAAGGATATTCAGTAAAAGCTATCCACGGAGACTACCCTCAGAAAAAAAGAGAAACAGTGATGAGAGGTTTTAAGGCAGGGGAGTTTAAAATCTTAGTAGCTACCGATGTAGCTTCTCGAGGTTTAGACATCAAAGACGTTGGGTTGGTCATTAATTATGGTTTACCAAAGGATGCTGAATCTTACATCCATCGTATCGGAAGAACCGGAAGGGCTGGTCAAACAGGCACAGCTATTTCTTTGATGAGTAGGTCTGAAGAAAAATTTCTGAGAAACATCATGTTTAAAACCAAAGTCAACCCTATGGTCAGGTCTATATAA